In Desulfocurvibacter africanus subsp. africanus DSM 2603, the DNA window GCCGAGCTGACCGGCAGGGTGCGCGACGGAGGGCTCACGCTGTGATGATCAAGGTCTGCGGCATGACCAGGCCCGAGGACGTGCGCCTTTGCGCAGAGGCCGGAGCCGATCTGCTGGGCTTCATCTTCCACCCGGCCAGCCCGCGTTTCGTCACCCCGGACTTTCCGGCCTCCCTTGAGCCGGAGGCTCTCGGCCAGGCGCGCAAGGTCGGCGTCTTCGTCAAGGAGAGTGTGGTGGAAGTCCGCCACACCCTGGACGAAGCAAGACTCGACTACGTTCAGCTCCACGGCGGCCAGGACCAGGAATTCTGCCGCGCCGTGGGCTTTGAGCGGGTCATCAAGGTCTTCTGGCCCAAGCGCTACGCTAGCCTGGACGAGCTGGCCGAGGACATGGCCCGTTTCGCGGACTGCGCTCTGTTTCTGCTGGACGCGGGGACATCCGGCGGCGGCCACGGCAGGAGCCTGGACTTCGCGGCCCTGGCTAAGCTGGACAGTCCTCGCCCCTGGCTGCTGGCCGGCGGCCTGGGACCGAAAAACGTGCGCGCGGCCGTCGAGGACTGTGCGAAGGCGAACCTGGCCGGAGTGGACCTCAACTCCGGCGTGGAATCCGCGCCCGGGCTCAAGGACATCGAGAAAGTACGAACCGCCATCGCCGCCTGCCGGCGATGAACCTATAAAGGACGTGACACATGCAGATGCTCAAGAAGGGTTATTTCGGCGATTTCGGCGGCCGCTTCGTGCCCGAGCTGCTCATGCCGCCGCTCATCGAACTTGAGGAGGCCATGGGCCGCATCATGCCCTCCCCGATCTTCCAGCAGGAGCTTGGCCGCATCATGGCCGACTTCGTGGGCCGTCCCACGCCGCTCTACCACTGCCAGGGCCTGTCCGAGATGCTCGGCCGCAACATCTGGCTCAAGCGCGAGGACCTGGCCCACACCGGCGCGCACAAGGTCAACAACACCATGGGCCAGGCCCTGCTGGCCAAGCACATGGGCAAGCCGCGCCTCATCGCCGAGACCGGCGCGGGCCAGCACGGCGTGGCCACCGCCACGGCAGCGGCCATGCTCGGCCTGGAGTGCGTGGTCTACATGGGCTCCATCGACGTGAAGCGCCAATCCCACAACGTGCGGCGCATGAAGCTCCTGGGCGCGGAAGTGCGGCCCGTGGAGTCCGGCACCAAAACCCTTAAGGATGCCATCAACGCCGCCCTGCGCGACTGGATCGCCGAGCAGCGCACCACGCACTACTGCCTGGGCTCGGTCACGGGCGCGCATCCCTTCCCGCTGCTCGTGCGCGACTTGCAAGCCGTCATCGGCCGCGAAGCCAAGCGCCAGTTCATGGAAAAGATGGGCGGCAAGCTGCCTTACATGATCGTGGCCTGCGTGGGCGGCGGCTCCAACGCCATCGGGGCCTTTCACGAATTCGTGCCGCACGGGGAAGTGCGCCTGGTGGGCGTGGAGGCCGCAGGCACGGGCGAGCTCGGCTGCTATCACTCGGCCACCCTGACCAAGG includes these proteins:
- a CDS encoding phosphoribosylanthranilate isomerase; the protein is MIKVCGMTRPEDVRLCAEAGADLLGFIFHPASPRFVTPDFPASLEPEALGQARKVGVFVKESVVEVRHTLDEARLDYVQLHGGQDQEFCRAVGFERVIKVFWPKRYASLDELAEDMARFADCALFLLDAGTSGGGHGRSLDFAALAKLDSPRPWLLAGGLGPKNVRAAVEDCAKANLAGVDLNSGVESAPGLKDIEKVRTAIAACRR
- the trpB gene encoding tryptophan synthase subunit beta; amino-acid sequence: MQMLKKGYFGDFGGRFVPELLMPPLIELEEAMGRIMPSPIFQQELGRIMADFVGRPTPLYHCQGLSEMLGRNIWLKREDLAHTGAHKVNNTMGQALLAKHMGKPRLIAETGAGQHGVATATAAAMLGLECVVYMGSIDVKRQSHNVRRMKLLGAEVRPVESGTKTLKDAINAALRDWIAEQRTTHYCLGSVTGAHPFPLLVRDLQAVIGREAKRQFMEKMGGKLPYMIVACVGGGSNAIGAFHEFVPHGEVRLVGVEAAGTGELGCYHSATLTKGEHGVLHGALTKLLQDKHGQVEPSHSVAAGLDYPGVGPEHAGLQAAGRAEYYCVNDTQALNAFQVLCRTEGIIPALESSHALAWVLDNAESIPRGEHVIINLSGRGDKDLDIIEEVLGI